TCATCTTAACTACGGAGACACCAGCAATTTCACACTGGGTAGATGCCGATCACCAGCTCAGACTTTCAGAAGAGATTCTTTCAAtcaaatcaaccaaatgtgcatcattgagttcacactggtgagaggccgttcacctgctgtgaatgtgggaagcaaTTTACTCAGTCATTAAACCTCATGTAACTCTTGCTTTGGCTAGCAGATttatatagggggtgatagaccCCTGGCCCAGCCAAATATAaggaatcttgtttgggtgggtgCTATGTGAtgacccctgttacaaatcagtaccccgaaataacaaatggtacacaatagtgattaaacaattgagctttataattcttactttgacgatATAGTTAGTGAAATAAACcaaaagaaaagagaaagggCTCACTCTCACCATTCGAGTtttcccatctctccccatcaaaaGACCACGAAAATCTCTCTTTCAGACTCACAAGAGAGAACATTGCTGTCATTGGATAGCCTTGCACTCCAAACCCTTTTATCTCTAGTTGTAACCTAAACAATGCTGCTACATAGAAAcctttacctcagcagtgaaaaattacatagaggccattacattagcagtaatGTAACTGTAGCagtagtgaaaccttacagcatgttacacttgtgacacactaccgggttcacactgggaagaaagtttcaatgagctgcatgctggagatttgtccatcaccgttgctgaatgcaatttcgagagtgactgtcagtgttgaactctgcaattattgctgctgctcaccacacccagttctgcaccctggtcactgggaatgggaggagtttcttctgctgcacattcacttttaatgggactggagtttaatgttctggatctgagacaaataaatcagtttattttaaactctgtctccagtacttagtgaatttataacacacctagtgtgaGTCAACTCAGGCCTGCTGGACCcggccagtgattctgttccacgacagtccttttaaatcctccccttttgttcccctctcgctctccctgttgtgatgggttccaaacagtcaccactctgtgggtgaagaggtttcccttgaattttctgcagactgaagaagtcgagctgactgcagttctgtctgagatgtcccTTGGCCCTCTAATTTCTGGACTGAGGAAGAATGCCATTCGTAGTTAATCTCCTTATTCAgggctcatttccacattatgtgcaattttccctgcttcttaagataacaccactgtcctccaaagactgaaagcagaatgggaaacgaAGCAGGGTCAGAAGCCAGAGGCGGGTCTGCaaagggcagagtttggggctctggatgaTGGTTGGTGTAAGAATGTATGATCAGGAGAAGGGATTCAGCAGGACGTGGCAACGAATGACacagtagcaacatttggaagctgattggcAGAGAAAATCTTTTGGTTGTCTGATAATACAAACAATAGCTGTGGTGAGGTGCTTCACTGGTCAAGGAACAtttgtgtgttgggaatggttttatctattgagcgagttgttcctgcttatttatcctgtaatattatatccagataattattatgaattgtcctatctgacataatgtattgattatcatataatgTTAGATTttaactctaaaactggatcaggcttgaatttatggtgccttgATGAAGTGCTGGAGGTCAttgatgagtttgtattttaaagcaagatgttggtgaatgatatttagaACTTCATTGTACCTGCACAAGtgatcagattgagttcaactaCTGCAgaatcctggaatgtgttggattgtgtctggtttctcttggcattttctgcacttactgctttgttttttatttgtatttcatgtatttttgatttttttttcattttgttaaccaccttgtcctgtatttctgcaaggaacccctctgtttgtGGGAAGAAGTCTCGAACTCTCAGTGGAGTGCTCGATGCTTCTTTGTCAACATCTGATCTGCTTAGattgttgggatgtctcccatggagggtcatactcattccaatGGTTAATGCTTTCTTCCATAGTGGtaattcatttttctgagttggtctttcatttaagttttctggtctgtattgcttatcacgattgcatatacacacatggagtgctgaatcctgttcatttttgatgaaaatatatacttagttttatctgactgttgtgtgatttTTTATCATGTGTGTTATATCTCTTCCTCGTTCTGTCCAAGCTGgtgttaatctaagtgggtttgggtgtaaatagtcttttctaaagttttctaaagttcttatttatctttgtaaattctactgattgaaatgggaccaagatatCTTTGTAAAAAATAATTCAATGTCAGTgttgatggaagtgtttattgcctttgttgtgtttgttaactattgagctctgacaggtttttttaaagccttgaacTAAATTTTTCAAAGGTTTTCCTATTTTGCACTACTTCCTATTTTCTTAGCTTCTTGATATTCCAGATACGTGGGTATCAAGAGTCCTGAtaaggggtcttggcccaaaaatttGATTCCCatcattagatgctgcctgacatgctgagcccctccagcacattgtgtgtattactctagatttctagcatcttcaggtcctcttgtttcccagaTACTTACATGTTTCTTGAAAGAACAAGCCAGGAACAAGCTGGCCATGGGGTTGTGTGGAACCTGTTGTTAaaatattcaataaaatcattagaaagagatggcatagtgttgggagttgtagaatctgtgggtagaattaagaaacagcaattgtaaaaaaaaaatccctgatgggaattgtatagagacctccaaacagtagtaagtatgtggtccacaaatcagaatgggagatagaaaatgcgtgtcaaaagggcaatgttatgggggATTGTCATGTAGGTGATTcggaaaattaggatggtgttggtctcaagaggaagtactcctagaatgcctatgagatgctttttggagcagctcgtGTTTGAGgccacttggggatcagctattctggattgggtgttgtaatgaactGGAATTAATTAGGTTACTCAGGTTCAAAGAACCCTCAGGGGCAAGGGATCTTAATGTGATCAAATTTccccgacattagagaaggagaagctaaagtcagatgtggaatacagagaattagagaggcatgagagaaaaattggtcaaaattgatttgaaaagaacacaggcaaggttgaaaacagagcagcaatggctggaatttctggaagcaattcggaatgCAAGGATATACACATCACAAaaaggaagtagtattctaaaggtaaggtgacaaaactgtggctgataagagaaaccaaagacaacataaaaaccaaagagatggcttagagcaaaaattactaggaagctagatgattgggaagcttttaagaacaaacagaatgcaactaaaataattgagaaggaaaagatggaatacatcgATGAGCTAGGCAGCAATATTAAAGGGGATAACAATTTTTTCTTCAGGTAATAGTGTAAACGAGAGGCTGAAGTGAATATCAAAcctctgaaaaatgatgctggagaggtagtaatggggtgggTGCGgaaggtgatggcagatgaactgaataagtattgtgcATCACTCTTATCTGTCGAAGACACTtgcaggaatatggaagtccctAATGTTAGTGGTCAGAATGTTTAAAGTTATGTTACCTGGGAGatggttcttgggaaacagatggtctgaaggtaaataggtcacctggaccaggtggtacTCCaaccagagatggctgaagagatatgaatgcattagcaatgatctttcgagaatcgttaaggaaattttcagaagttttctgatgactctgccatagctgGATGCATCAGCACcgcagatgaggctgagtacagggctacggtgggaaactttgtcacatggtgtgaacagaatcatctacagcttaaagtgaaaaagactaaggagctggtggtggacctgaggagagctaaggcaccggtgacccctgtttccattcaaggggtcagtgtggacatggtggaggattgcaaatacctggggatatgaattgaaaataaactggactggtcaaagaacactgaggctgtctacaagaagggtcagagccgtctctatatcatgaggagactgaggtcctttaacatctgccgaggatgttctacgagtctgtagtggccagtgctatcctgtttgctgttgtgtgctggggcagcaggctgagggtagcagacaccaacaaaattaacaaactcattcgtaaagccagttatgttgtggggatggaactggactctctgatagtgctgtctgaaaggaggatgctgtccaagttgcatgccatcttggacaatgtctcccatccactccataatgtactgattaggcacaggagtacattcagccagagactcattccaccgagatgcaacactgagtttcataggaagtcattcctacctgtgcctatcaaactttacaacacctccctcggagtgtcagacaccctgagccaataggctggtgttggactaatttccacttggcataatttacttattattatttaaatatttatgattttatattgctatatttctacactattcttggttggtgcgactgtaacaaaaccaaatttccctcaggatcaataaagtatgtctgtctgtttgtcatTATATCCCAAGAAGTTTCTTCCTTCACTACTCTCCCTCTCtcagtttttgcccattcttcaaatttgtctgtcctgctgcagTCGCATTGCTTCCCTAGCACTAATAGcgcctccatctatctttgaatCATCCGCATACCTTgacacaaagccagcaattccattatccaaatcattgacaaataatttgAAAAGCAGCGGACAGACTACTGCCCCATGACCACTATTCACtgctagccaaccagaaaaggcttctttAATTCCCACTCGCTCCCTCTTGGCTGTTAGCCATTCCTcccatccatgccagtatatctactgatttttatcctgttaaacagtctcatgtgtgacaccttatcagatgccttctgaaaacccaagtaaattatatccactgcctctcggtTGTCCATCAtgcttatgacttcctcgaagaactctaacagatttgtcaggcaagatttccctgtacagaagctatgctggctttgacttattttatcattagtctccgagtaccccaaaacctcatctctaATAATAGACTCAAACACTTCCCCAGcatgaggtgaggctaactggactatgatttgctttcctctgccttcctcccttctcaaaTAGTCGATTgtcatttgcaatcttcctgtcctccgggaccatgccagaagcaAGTGATTCATGAACTCATCATCCGAAAATCCAAGCAAAATACATCCACTGCttctgctttatctatcttgcctgttgcTTCCTCAAAGTATTGCAAGTGATTTGTCAGATACAATTTCCTTTAAAGGTAtcctgctgactttggcctacttcattATGCGTCCCCAATTACAGTATCCAAAAACACACACCCTTAATACACTCCAACATATtcctgaccactgaggtcagactaactgtcctataattttcttctgccctctctcacttcttaaagtgtggagtgtggtttgcaactttccagtttgccagaaccgttccaaaatctagtgattcgtgatagatcattactcattACTTTAAGAGAAAacttagggggagcttcttcattcagagtcgGGGAGAGTGTGCAACGAGCTGCCAGGGCAAGTGGCAGGGACgatttcaacctttaagagaagtttgcctATGTCCATGGAtgaggagggctatggtccaggtggaagttGTTTGAATTCGGCAGATTAATGCTTTAGCACGGACAagatttttctgtgctgtagtattctatgactataatgccttcataatctcttcagctacctctttccgcACCCTGGTGTGTTCAccttcaggcttttcagcttcCAAAACACGTTCTCTCCTTTGTAAAAACAGTGGGTGGCTTCAATCTGCAGGAGAattgggaaagtcagattggTGTGAGATCACAACAGAGGGAATGTACTGAATGCTTACgaaatggatttttagagcaactGATTGTTGAGCCTACTCGTGGAACTACtaacttagattgggtgttgtgcaataactcAGCTCTTATTAGGgaggttaatgtaaaggaaccatcaGAAGGCAGTGACCATACtgattgaattcctactgcaatctgtgagggagaagcataggtgatgcaccatcaataactcacgctgagacttaggaagcgagatatcggcttttattgactggaagaataaacaacactacatcctggggaaaatgagggagagcagcagcccacagtcgcctttatacaggggtctgtgggaggagccacaggagcagtcagacaggtatatctagttcaccacaataggtcacatgcatagtatcacaatggaatgaagggaattacagaggcatgagagaggtgattccccaggtggatttgagaaggatactggtgaggatgaCGTCAAAGCAGAAGTtgctgacgtttctgggaatagttcataatgtaCAGAATAGGTCATAATGTCCCACAGTAGTAGTTCACAAATGGCGCGGCTaggctaccgtggctgacaaaggaagttatggACTTCAGGTAGCAATAGTGAGTAGGAAGTTAGATAATTGGGTACCTTTGAAAATCCAACAACAGGCAACTGCAAAAAGCTATatgaaggggaaaggtgaaatatcagAGCAAACTAGACAATAATATGCACCATTATAAAAATGCGCAAGGGAGGCGATAGTTTATTtcggacctctggaaaatgatgctcatggggtagaaatggggaagagatggtagatgaactcgataggtactttgcatctgtcttctctgtggaagacacagcagtgtgccagagatccgtgagagtcagggagcaggagtgaatgtcattgttattacaaaggaaaacgtgcgaggcaaactcaggttctttaagtggataagtcacctgaactagATGGAGCATATCCCAGAGTCCtatgtaacgttttagaaacaaaccagcagcaataCAGTTCACACCGGAGtccggttttgatgttaaaaccattatctttattagtaactacttataATATTGTAAGTTAAACAAATTaagcaaaagttaacagtgttacgcGTATAAATATGGGTAAATATAACTCCTAAACTATCGAGCCTGGGGGatcaaggcttagagtcttgagatggtaacgtaggaaagttcagtaatcggAGAAATAAATGATCAGAGAGAGATACTTGTAGTCCAGGGTAattgtagagagaaggcaattatgtcgaattccacaggtaaaCGCAAACCGTCGTCCAAGATCTTGTCCGTTGAATCGATTCAAAATCCAGTTCGATATATCAGACGAATGTCGTCTTCAAGTGAGTACCACATAACATATCCAGGTAAGGGTTAACTTCAAGTGGTCCCACATTACAttcctaaatctactcctttggattatacgaagtgacagacaCACATTCTGGAGCAAACCTTGCCCTGGCAGTTATTAAATAAAAGTCTTAGACTACGAGAGTGGCTGTTCTGTCTCCCTCGTTccgagagtgtgagtgtgtgtgtgtgtgtgtgtgtgtgtgtgtgtgtgtgtgtgtgtgtgtgtgtgtgtgtgtgtgtgtgtgtgtgtgtgtgtgtgtgtgtgtctcatatctatctatatatatcgCTCTCTCTAAATCtctatctcgctctctctctgagCTGAGAAAGCTGCCGGCTGACGTCACTGttagtcccgcctcactcaggaactttcttaaagtgacagtccacagcaaacgaaaccgaGGGATTCGTAACACCtgagagaggctgctgaagagataacagatgcaatgGTCATGACCTGTCAAAAATCACTTGACAAGGGGTTCCTTGCAGAAATACACATCAATGTGGtcaacaaaaggaaagaaaaatcgaAAGTACATGAAATACAAACAATAAGGCAGTAAGTAATTTTTACACtcttcttggttggtgtgactgtaacgaaacccgatttccctcgggatcaataaagtatgtctgtctgtctgtctgtgtagaaaatgccaagagaaatcagacacaatccaacacatttcaGGACCcgacagcagtttaactcaatctgattacttacaaaggTACAATCAGTGGCAAATATGATTCACCAaaaccttgctttaaaatacaaacgcaTGAATGCCCTCATCACTTCATCGAGGCACCGTAAGTTCAAGCCTGATCCACGTTTAgagtcaaaatcttacaaattatatgataatcaatacattatatcagataggacaatctataataaccatccggatataatattacaggataaacaagcaggaacaactccctcaatagacaaaaccattcccaacacacacacgtTCCTCGGCCagtgcagcacctcacaacaggcattgtttgtgtcatcagtcagataACTGAATTATCTTCTCTGTCATCTTCCAAATGTTACTAatctgtcattcgttgccacaccctgttgctgattcccttctcctcatcatacgttcttaccccgaccatcgtTCAGAACCTCAAACAATGCCCTGTGTGGacccgcctctggtttctgaccctgctccgtTGAACACCCAActaatggtttcccattctgctttcagtgtttagaggacagtggtgttttctaacaaccctttagaagcagagaaaatgacccataatgtggaaatgagcccTGAATAGGGAGGTTAACAACCAATgccattcttcctcagcccagagatttgaggggcgaagaacatctcagacagaactgcagacagctcgacttcttcagtctgcagaaaattcaagggaaacctcttcacccacagagtgagtggagagtgagggagatgaGAATGGAGTGAATGGAGAGTGAgagatgaacaacaggggaggatttaaaaggactgttgcaaacagtatcactggcagggtccagccggcATGAGTtaactctctactgtacactaggtgtgttataaattcactaaataccggagagtttaaaatagaactgatttatttgtcacagatccagtcccattaaaggtgaatatgcagcagaaggaactcctcccatgcccagtgaccagggtgcagaactgggtgtggtgagcagcagcaataattgcagagttcagcaccgacagtcactctcgaaattgcattcagcaatggtgatggacaaatatccagcatgcagcttattgaaactttctccccagtgtgaacctggtagtgtgtcacaagtgtaacacgctgcaatgtttcactgctaatgtaatgacctctctgtaatgtttcactgctgaggtaacggtTTCTATGTagcagagataacagggttttggagtgcggtgctatccaatgagagaaatgttctttcattgagtctggaagagagattttcacggtcACTTGCCGGGACAGATGAGAAAACACAAATGGAGAAAATGGGCCCttattttttctttactaaccctatagtgaaAGTAAGAATTATAGAGCCCAGTCCTTTAATAACATATtgtgtattgtttgttatttcggggtactgatttgtaacaggggacacatcacgcagcatccacccaaacaagatttcttaagtttggccgtgctggggggggggggtgggggcgaacaccccctatattaagctgctaggcgAATTGAGAGTTACATATGGTtacatgactgagtgaatccctttccacatacACAGCAGGAGAAAggactctacccagtgtgaactcgctggtgtctctgtagttgagatgacgaagcgaatcccttcccacagtctaagcaggtgtatggtctctccccagtgtgaactgaccggtgcgcttgcaggtgggatgactgagtgaatcctttcccacactctgagcaggtgaatggcttctccccagtgtgaactcgctgatgttccttcagttgagatgatgaagtgaatcccttcccacagtccgtgcaggtgaatggtctctccccagtgtgaactcgctggtgttctattagggtggatgattgaatgaatcccttcccacagtcggagcaggtgaacggcctctctccagtgtgaactcgctgatgtaccttcagtttatatgaccgagtgaatcccttcccacacactgagcaggtgaatggcctctcccctgtgtgaactgactggtgtgcttgtaggttggatgactgactgaaccccttcccacactctgagcaggtgaatggcctctccccagtgtgaactcgctgatgtaccttcagttgagatgatgaagtgaatcccttcccacagtccgagcagttGAACAGCCACTCCCtgttgtgaactcgctggtgagcaattaaggtggatgactgagtgaatcccttcccacactctgagcaggtgaatggcctctctccagtgtgaactctctgatgtaccttcacttgagatgaccgagcgaatcccttcccacagtctgagcaggtgaatggcctctctccagtgtgaactctctgatgtatcttcagtttagatgactgagtgaatcccttcccacagtctgagcaggtaaatggtcTCTCTCTCGTGTGAACAGACTGGTGTACCTTCagattagatgagcaagtgaatcccatcccacagtttgagcaggtgaacggcctctctccagtgtgaagtctctgatgtaccttcagtttagatgacagagtgaatcccttcccgcagtctgagcaggtgaatggtctctccccagtgtggactcgttgatgtactttcagttgagatgagcaactgaatttcttcccacagtctgagcaggtgaacggcctctctccagtgtgaactctctgatgtaccttcagttgagacgagcaagtgaatcccttcccacagtctgagcaggtaaacggcctctctccagtgtgaactcgctgatgtaccttaagtTTAGATgctttagtgaatcccttcccacagtctgagcaggtaaatggcctctccccagtgtgaactcgctgatgtaccttaagtTTAGATgctttagtgaatcccttcccacagtctgagcaggtgaatggccgctccctggtgtgaattcgctggtgagccattaggtcagatgaccaagtgaattctTCCTTATaacttcagcagatgaccagcctctgcccagtgtgaactgactggtgtgtccacagatGGGAAAACtgtctgaatcccttctcacacacagaacaggtgaatggccttgtccgagtgtgaacttgctgatgcacCTTTAGTtgtgatgaccaagtgaatccattcccactgtctgagctgATGATTCCAGTAGACAAGtttcttgtcatttttaacctgtaaaaaaatttacaaatccatcagtgggtgaagggcatCATTTCAGTGAGAACATTTGGGTTATCAAGGTGTCATCTGGCATTACGCTGTTacaatgaagttcaacccaagttggagagagaaatcatcttctaactgggcacagagctggtatctggaatgaccctcaaattctctgatgctctttctgtctctataagaacggggcatttctgccaagtacaatctgtgacctggctcagtttgactgtcTCCATTCCCGGTTCCCACTGAGTTGCATGGATTCCTGGCCCCACAGtcactgaaacactctcacacaaatagccggtactcagtgcattccacacacccaccactctctgtgtaaaaagcttacctctgacatcccctcggaaTCTATTtcaaaacaccttaaaactatggtccctcgcattagccatttcagccttgggaataAAACTCTGGATATCCACATCATCAatgcccttcatcatcttatacatttaAAAAAAGGCTCTGAATATAATCTAATTATAAGGAAAGTATACATTGTtttgaggatttgttggaagtatacaaaattatgagggtatagatagagtaaatgcaagcagctttttccactgaggttgggtgcgatgacaaccagaggatcatgggtaagtgggaaaggtgaaaatttaacagaAACATGTGGAAaaactctttactgaaatggttgtgagactgtggaatgagatgtcagcacaagaggtgaatatgagctcggtttcaccatttaaaagaagtttggagggAAGCCTAGatggtagggttatggagggcgatggtcccagtgcaggtagttgcattagacagcttaaatgttttttcagcattgactag
This window of the Hemitrygon akajei unplaced genomic scaffold, sHemAka1.3 Scf000073, whole genome shotgun sequence genome carries:
- the LOC140722245 gene encoding uncharacterized protein translates to MAHQRIHTRERPFTCSDCGKGFTKASKLKVHQRVHTGERPFTCSDCGKGFTKASKLKVHQRVHTGERPFTCSDCGKGFTCSSQLKVHQRVHTGERPFTCSDCGKKFSCSSQLKVHQRVHTGERPFTCSDCGKGFTLSSKLKVHQRLHTGERPFTCSNCGMGFTCSSNLKVHQSVHTRERPFTCSDCGKGFTQSSKLKIHQRVHTGERPFTCSDCGKGFARSSQVKVHQRVHTGERPFTCSECGKGFTQSSTLIAHQRVHNREWLFNCSDCGKGFTSSSQLKVHQRVHTGERPFTCSECGKGFSQSSNLQAHQSVHTGERPFTCSVCGKGFTRSYKLKVHQRVHTGERPFTCSDCGKGFIQSSTLIEHQRVHTGERPFTCTDCGKGFTSSSQLKEHQRVHTGEKPFTCSECGKGFTQSSHLQAHRSVHTGERPYTCLDCGKGFASSSQLQRHQRVHTG